ATGAACGGTCGGCGGGCGCGGCGCCATTTTCCGCGTAGAGATCAGGCGTACCGGCAGGGCGCGTCTGCCAGCGTTTGTGAATCCACAGCCACTGCTCTGGGTAGCGGCGCGCGAAACGCTCGATCACTTTCATGTAAGCCTGGGTGTTGAGCCGCACCTCTTCTTTGAAATCACCGGTGCGAATGAGGGGCACTTCCGGCTCGAAGCGCAGGACATGCTTTTGCAGGGGGTCGTCCCAGATTAGGAAGCCGGGGACGACGGGCGCTTCGGCGCGCAACGCGAAGACCGCTAGCCCTGTGGTCGAGCAGGCCGGGATGCCGAAGAAGTCGCAGAAGACGCCTTCCTCGCCGACCGTGTTGACGTCAACCAGCAGGCCGACATCTTCGCCCTGGCGCAGCCGCTTTAATACGGCGCGCACCGCGTCGTTTTTATCGATCAGGCGATTGCCCGATTGCGTGCGGTAACGCGTGATCAAACGATCCAACAAAGGATTGTCGAGCGGACGAACCAAAAAGCTGAGCGGGTGGCCGTACACGCCTTGCGCGAAGGCGCACAGTTCCCATGCCCCGAAATGCCCGGTCAGCAACAACACGCCGCGCCCCTTGCGGGCGGCGCGCTCATAGTTCTCAAGGCCGTCATAGACGACCCGTTCGGCAATGTTGTCGCGCGTGATCTTGGGGAATTGCGAAAACTCGCCGAGCAAACCGCCCAGGCTGGCGATGACACGACTAAGAATCTCGCGCCGCTGCTCGGCGGCCAGTTCAGGCATGGCCATCCGCAGGTTTCGTTCGCCAACAGCGCGCAAGCGACTGTGAAACCGGTATGCGGTGCGCGCAAGCACCCTGCCCGCGCCAATGGCG
The Blastocatellia bacterium DNA segment above includes these coding regions:
- a CDS encoding lysophospholipid acyltransferase family protein, which gives rise to MASKKRNALRDWLEFAPAWLLLKALGWLPRQTAIGAGRVLARTAYRFHSRLRAVGERNLRMAMPELAAEQRREILSRVIASLGGLLGEFSQFPKITRDNIAERVVYDGLENYERAARKGRGVLLLTGHFGAWELCAFAQGVYGHPLSFLVRPLDNPLLDRLITRYRTQSGNRLIDKNDAVRAVLKRLRQGEDVGLLVDVNTVGEEGVFCDFFGIPACSTTGLAVFALRAEAPVVPGFLIWDDPLQKHVLRFEPEVPLIRTGDFKEEVRLNTQAYMKVIERFARRYPEQWLWIHKRWQTRPAGTPDLYAENGAAPADRSSIKVEAEAR